The following are encoded in a window of Megalobrama amblycephala isolate DHTTF-2021 unplaced genomic scaffold, ASM1881202v1 scaffold422, whole genome shotgun sequence genomic DNA:
- the LOC125261523 gene encoding uncharacterized protein LOC125261523 isoform X2, translating into MASRVRIRINKNTIKVLSVASSSEEFERLTIRDLKRKALSLFPGVNDPNRLRVIFGQNELEDDQTFQSYNIEHLSLLVIVLRLPEGRGTPDPGGTKAPRRVNEAVGLTDWLKVGRSFHERRSEIQDYNSLSAAAESLSIADHDWRGRPSTPSNVNMRDRREESAYQIPEGASAVPSDPDLHFVLNLLPSLKRMDLRHREHTKLRIQQLMFEAEFEDSSLPKEGIRRTNSSENFRPDF; encoded by the exons ATGGCTTCTCGGGTCCGCATCAGGATTAATAAAAATACGATTAAAGTGTTATCCGTGGCATCATCAAGTGAAGAATTTGAAAGGCTAACCATTAGAGATTTGAAGAGAAAAGCATTAAGTCTGTTTCCTGGAGTAAATG ATCCAAACAGACTGAGGGTGATATTTGGTCAAAATGAACTTGAAGATGATCAAACATTTCAATCTTACAACATTGAACACCTCTCTCTTCTGGTCATCGTGCTCAGGCTGCCTGAGGGACGAG GTACACCTGACCCTGGAGGAACTAAAGCCCCGAGGAGAGTCAATGAAGCTgtaggtcttacag ATTGGTTGAAGGTTGGCAGGTCATTCCATGAGAGAAGATCAGAGATTCAAGATTACAACTCTCTTTCTGCAGCAGCTGAATCCCTTTCAATCGCTGACC ATGATTGGAGGGGAAGGCCGAGCACTCCTAGTAATGTTAATATGAGGGACAGAAGAGAAGAATCAGCGTATCAGATTCCAGAAGGAGCTTCAGCTGTTCCATCAGATCCAGACCTACACTTTGTGCTAAATTTGCTTCCATCCCTAAAGAGAATGGATCTTAGACACAGAGAGCACACTAAACTTCGAATTCAACAGCTTATGTTTGAAGCAGAGTTTGAGG ACTCAAGCTTGCCAAAAGAGGGAATTCGCCGGACTAATTCCAGTGAAAACTTTCGTCCTGACTTTTAG
- the LOC125261523 gene encoding uncharacterized protein LOC125261523 isoform X1: protein MASRVRIRINKNTIKVLSVASSSEEFERLTIRDLKRKALSLFPGVNDPNRLRVIFGQNELEDDQTFQSYNIEHLSLLVIVLRLPEGRGTPDPGGTKAPRRVNEAVGLTGNFFKYFGASNAVENSDWLKVGRSFHERRSEIQDYNSLSAAAESLSIADHDWRGRPSTPSNVNMRDRREESAYQIPEGASAVPSDPDLHFVLNLLPSLKRMDLRHREHTKLRIQQLMFEAEFEDSSLPKEGIRRTNSSENFRPDF from the exons ATGGCTTCTCGGGTCCGCATCAGGATTAATAAAAATACGATTAAAGTGTTATCCGTGGCATCATCAAGTGAAGAATTTGAAAGGCTAACCATTAGAGATTTGAAGAGAAAAGCATTAAGTCTGTTTCCTGGAGTAAATG ATCCAAACAGACTGAGGGTGATATTTGGTCAAAATGAACTTGAAGATGATCAAACATTTCAATCTTACAACATTGAACACCTCTCTCTTCTGGTCATCGTGCTCAGGCTGCCTGAGGGACGAG GTACACCTGACCCTGGAGGAACTAAAGCCCCGAGGAGAGTCAATGAAGCTgtaggtcttacag gtaacttttttaaatattttggggCTTCGAATGCAGTTGAGAATTCAG ATTGGTTGAAGGTTGGCAGGTCATTCCATGAGAGAAGATCAGAGATTCAAGATTACAACTCTCTTTCTGCAGCAGCTGAATCCCTTTCAATCGCTGACC ATGATTGGAGGGGAAGGCCGAGCACTCCTAGTAATGTTAATATGAGGGACAGAAGAGAAGAATCAGCGTATCAGATTCCAGAAGGAGCTTCAGCTGTTCCATCAGATCCAGACCTACACTTTGTGCTAAATTTGCTTCCATCCCTAAAGAGAATGGATCTTAGACACAGAGAGCACACTAAACTTCGAATTCAACAGCTTATGTTTGAAGCAGAGTTTGAGG ACTCAAGCTTGCCAAAAGAGGGAATTCGCCGGACTAATTCCAGTGAAAACTTTCGTCCTGACTTTTAG